In Providencia rettgeri, the following proteins share a genomic window:
- a CDS encoding ATP-binding protein, whose amino-acid sequence MTDNKKTEGNVLRESAEIRFADELARLTEADKQNPKPQGWLRSPRAVRQFILGDGTLNISAKFFGDDALVDRAIVTLLGKQGLMLVGEPGTAKSMLSELLAAAISGDSGLTIQGTAGTTEDHIKYSWNYALLLAEGPTEKALVSSPLYQGMQEGKIVRFEEITRCPPEIQDVLVSLMSEKQMMIPEMKDNARISAKQGFNLIGTANLRDRGVHEMSSALKRRFNFETVRPIQDPAFEIELINKQLTTELADLNGQVTIPNNVIELLVTTFQELRSGSTKDGGNIKTPDAVMSTAEAVNIAYACALEAHYLGDGTLNAGAVARQLIGVVLKDNADDIKRMRYYIDNVARERAKHSQEWKAFFDASRAFWQ is encoded by the coding sequence ATGACTGACAATAAAAAAACAGAAGGGAATGTTCTGCGTGAAAGCGCAGAAATTCGTTTTGCCGACGAATTGGCCCGTTTAACCGAAGCGGATAAACAGAACCCAAAACCGCAAGGGTGGTTGCGATCCCCTCGTGCGGTTAGGCAATTTATCTTAGGTGATGGAACACTCAATATTTCTGCGAAATTTTTCGGTGATGATGCTTTAGTTGACCGTGCAATTGTGACGTTATTAGGCAAACAAGGGTTAATGTTAGTGGGGGAACCCGGAACAGCAAAATCCATGTTATCGGAGTTATTAGCTGCTGCAATTAGTGGTGACTCAGGCCTAACCATCCAAGGAACAGCGGGTACAACTGAAGATCATATTAAATATTCATGGAACTATGCTTTGTTACTGGCAGAAGGCCCGACAGAAAAGGCACTGGTGAGTTCACCGTTATACCAAGGCATGCAAGAAGGTAAAATTGTTCGTTTTGAAGAGATAACCCGCTGCCCACCTGAAATTCAAGATGTGCTGGTCAGTTTAATGTCAGAAAAACAAATGATGATCCCGGAAATGAAAGACAATGCACGGATCAGCGCGAAGCAAGGTTTTAATTTGATTGGTACAGCAAACTTACGTGATCGTGGTGTTCATGAAATGTCATCAGCGTTAAAACGTCGCTTTAATTTTGAAACAGTACGGCCAATCCAAGATCCCGCCTTTGAAATTGAGCTGATTAATAAGCAATTAACCACAGAGTTAGCCGACCTCAACGGCCAAGTGACAATCCCTAACAACGTTATTGAACTGTTAGTGACCACCTTTCAAGAACTGCGTTCAGGAAGTACCAAAGATGGGGGCAATATTAAAACCCCAGATGCGGTGATGTCGACAGCTGAAGCCGTGAATATTGCTTACGCATGTGCGCTTGAAGCCCATTACTTAGGCGATGGCACTTTAAACGCAGGCGCAGTTGCACGCCAGCTTATTGGTGTGGTGTTAAAAGATAATGCAGATGATATCAAACGGATGCGCTATTACATTGATAATGTCGCGAGAGAAAGGGCAAAACACAGCCAAGAGTGGAAAGCCTTTTTTGATGCATCAAGGGCGTTTTGGCAATAA
- a CDS encoding DUF5682 family protein — translation MSLLSIPLPERIEKALQDRRQLESVGIYFAPIRHHSPACAYSTLSLIEHIKPDYVLIEGPDSFNGLLTSLLHHDAEPPVAIMAQTELKRAQEDDKSDAVTRSAYFPFCDYSPEWQALHIGQQYQAQLRFIDLPWTAQVNEDEANDLQSQSLQKERYLAHSLFISQLAKKSGCRDHDELWEQTFELRAIEQLADWPAFFMDSFIWCALARLDYEPQVLESEGSIQREQYMQSHIQTIKSQYPEAKIVVVTGGFHTLALLEGLEEARKQQFKLSAAQQKAFIQQQKLGEQDKAWFIRYSYDKLDALNGYASGMPSPAFYQQSWLSLLEQRQAQMAGDNQPTQAYRNRLGVAYLSKVAHVLREKQFEAAPGFLSVKLAAEQSIRLAAFRGHAGPGRYDLLDGLQSVFIKGSLDESQIELWQEIKTCFSGFLLGKIPKGTATPPLVTETYEIAKSFRFKLDDTLSKVSRLDVYRNQQHRARSRFLHLLAFLDIHFAKHLSGPNFLSGNQMDLLFEEWQYAWTPNVEGELIALSEKGTQLKAIALNRLFEMEKNLEQQGVSRSSQSAVGLLMQAALIGLHQRMPALFSLLDGYIQQDTKFASLIACGHKLVHLWRGRQFFDIGDGFAIEARLDALLQQAFYCFAQITQGDEQQQEPHFSALLSCRELITFMPEINKNHDYTNDFYQELDRCEGQLNHTPLLKGAVDALRYLGAKIDESVLTEEIKRAFSTGSDPEMAIGYFIGVMRTAPELVLRIPLLIDMLNQLLNGWDEGRFIQVLPDLRFAFSQLTPKQNAQMAEYVAQDLAIEAKELTLHQTEFNEQQMMQAIQLEQQLQSQLIELGLQNWFSSAQEGK, via the coding sequence GTGAGCTTGCTATCGATACCTTTACCAGAACGCATTGAAAAAGCATTACAAGATAGGCGACAACTTGAGTCAGTGGGTATTTATTTCGCGCCAATTCGCCATCATAGTCCTGCGTGTGCATACAGCACACTCTCTTTGATTGAGCACATAAAACCCGACTACGTTTTAATTGAAGGGCCTGATAGTTTTAATGGGCTACTGACAAGTTTGCTACATCATGATGCCGAGCCACCTGTCGCGATTATGGCGCAAACAGAGTTAAAACGCGCACAAGAGGACGACAAAAGTGACGCTGTCACTCGCTCTGCCTATTTTCCTTTTTGTGACTATTCCCCCGAATGGCAAGCTTTGCACATCGGCCAGCAATACCAAGCCCAATTACGTTTTATTGATTTACCTTGGACAGCACAAGTCAATGAAGACGAAGCCAATGATCTGCAATCTCAAAGCTTACAGAAAGAGCGCTACTTAGCACATAGCTTGTTTATTAGTCAGCTTGCGAAAAAAAGTGGTTGCCGTGACCATGATGAATTATGGGAACAGACTTTTGAATTACGAGCGATTGAACAGCTTGCGGATTGGCCCGCTTTTTTTATGGATAGCTTCATTTGGTGTGCATTGGCACGACTTGATTATGAACCCCAAGTTCTTGAGTCAGAAGGTTCCATCCAACGTGAGCAATATATGCAATCGCATATCCAAACCATCAAATCTCAATATCCAGAAGCTAAAATTGTGGTGGTAACGGGGGGCTTTCATACCCTTGCGTTACTTGAAGGGTTGGAAGAGGCGCGCAAACAGCAGTTTAAGCTTTCTGCGGCACAACAAAAAGCGTTTATCCAACAGCAAAAACTGGGCGAACAAGACAAGGCTTGGTTTATTCGCTATAGCTATGACAAACTCGATGCATTGAATGGCTATGCATCAGGGATGCCTTCCCCCGCATTTTACCAGCAATCGTGGTTATCATTATTAGAGCAACGCCAAGCCCAGATGGCAGGCGACAATCAACCTACGCAAGCTTATCGAAATCGTTTAGGTGTTGCCTATCTGTCTAAAGTTGCGCATGTCTTACGTGAAAAACAATTTGAAGCCGCTCCTGGCTTTCTATCGGTTAAACTGGCCGCAGAGCAAAGCATTCGCCTTGCTGCCTTTCGTGGGCATGCAGGTCCTGGGCGCTATGATCTGTTAGATGGGTTACAAAGTGTTTTTATCAAAGGTAGCTTAGATGAGAGCCAAATCGAGCTTTGGCAGGAAATAAAAACCTGTTTTTCGGGTTTTTTGCTCGGGAAAATCCCCAAAGGGACAGCAACGCCTCCGCTGGTCACTGAAACTTATGAAATCGCAAAAAGTTTTCGTTTCAAACTTGATGATACCTTAAGTAAGGTGAGTCGCTTAGATGTCTATCGTAATCAACAACATCGTGCGCGTAGCCGATTCCTGCATTTATTAGCATTTCTCGATATCCATTTTGCGAAACATCTGTCTGGGCCAAATTTTTTGTCGGGCAACCAAATGGATTTATTGTTTGAAGAGTGGCAATACGCGTGGACGCCCAATGTTGAAGGGGAATTGATTGCCTTATCAGAAAAAGGGACGCAACTCAAAGCGATAGCGCTAAATCGTTTGTTTGAAATGGAAAAAAATTTAGAGCAACAAGGTGTTAGCCGTTCAAGCCAAAGTGCGGTCGGGTTACTCATGCAAGCTGCATTGATTGGCTTGCATCAACGGATGCCGGCATTATTTTCCTTGTTAGATGGTTATATTCAACAGGATACAAAGTTTGCGTCATTGATCGCGTGTGGTCATAAACTTGTTCATCTGTGGCGGGGTCGCCAATTCTTTGATATTGGCGATGGTTTTGCTATCGAAGCACGTTTAGATGCTCTGTTGCAACAAGCATTTTATTGCTTTGCACAAATTACGCAGGGGGATGAACAGCAGCAAGAACCCCATTTTTCAGCTTTGCTCTCTTGCCGTGAATTAATCACTTTCATGCCTGAAATCAATAAAAATCATGATTATACCAATGATTTTTATCAGGAATTAGACCGTTGTGAAGGTCAATTAAATCATACGCCGCTTTTAAAAGGCGCGGTGGATGCATTGCGCTATCTCGGGGCAAAAATAGATGAATCCGTCCTGACAGAAGAAATTAAACGTGCGTTCAGTACGGGTAGTGATCCTGAAATGGCTATTGGCTATTTTATTGGTGTTATGCGAACGGCGCCAGAGTTGGTTCTACGGATACCATTACTTATTGATATGTTAAATCAGCTGCTTAATGGATGGGATGAGGGGCGTTTTATTCAAGTGTTGCCCGATTTACGGTTTGCATTTAGCCAATTAACACCTAAACAAAATGCACAAATGGCAGAATATGTGGCACAAGACTTAGCGATTGAGGCCAAAGAACTCACATTGCACCAAACCGAATTTAATGAGCAACAAATGATGCAAGCTATTCAACTCGAACAACAATTACAAAGCCAGCTCATTGAATTAGGGTTGCAAAATTGGTTTTCTAGCGCTCAGGAAGGTAAATAA
- a CDS encoding VWA domain-containing protein, with product MSQKNVTLTPEQLLLAKRWRLILGQYADNALGQATFSAEELKIERSLDFLYRREYQRRGLKQEAGRHGSLDASQLTAVNWLNQARKLFPNSTFERMQSQALERYEISSLLKDPQALNAMEPTKSLAKALLSLRGKMNEETRDAVKNIIRKVVDDILSQMRNQFRQALTGRRNRFQRSLIPNSRNFDWRGTIAANLKNYDKQNQRLVIKTPHFNSRQQQHLPWDVILCVDQSGSMASSIMYAAVCASILAALPTVRVSLVVFDTQVVDLSHLAHDPVEVLMTVQLGGGTDIAKAMQYCESLIRNPKRTVISLISDFEEGGALNHLLNCTQRLHSQQVKLLGLAALDDEALPVYDPEIAQKLADRGMHVAALTPEHFAQWLAEVMQ from the coding sequence ATGAGTCAAAAAAATGTCACATTAACCCCTGAACAACTTCTACTGGCTAAGCGCTGGCGTTTAATACTCGGGCAATATGCCGATAACGCACTGGGCCAAGCCACCTTCAGTGCTGAAGAGTTGAAAATAGAACGTTCTTTGGATTTTTTATATCGACGAGAATACCAACGCCGAGGCTTAAAGCAAGAAGCAGGACGCCATGGTTCTTTAGATGCATCTCAATTAACTGCAGTTAATTGGTTAAACCAAGCCCGTAAATTGTTTCCTAATAGTACCTTTGAGCGGATGCAATCTCAGGCTTTAGAACGCTATGAGATCAGTAGTTTGTTAAAGGATCCACAGGCGCTCAATGCCATGGAACCAACAAAGTCCCTCGCAAAAGCGTTGTTAAGCCTGCGCGGGAAGATGAATGAAGAAACCCGTGATGCCGTTAAAAATATCATCCGCAAAGTTGTGGATGATATTCTAAGTCAAATGCGTAACCAATTTCGCCAAGCACTAACAGGGCGACGTAACCGCTTTCAACGTTCACTGATCCCAAATAGCCGTAATTTTGATTGGCGAGGAACGATTGCCGCTAATTTGAAAAATTACGATAAGCAAAATCAACGGTTAGTGATAAAGACACCTCATTTCAACTCTCGTCAGCAACAACATTTACCCTGGGATGTGATCCTGTGTGTAGACCAAAGTGGCTCGATGGCGAGTTCTATTATGTATGCGGCCGTGTGCGCGAGTATCTTAGCGGCATTACCGACTGTACGCGTATCTTTGGTCGTTTTTGATACTCAAGTTGTTGATTTAAGCCACCTTGCACACGACCCTGTTGAAGTGTTAATGACCGTGCAATTGGGTGGCGGAACGGATATCGCTAAAGCGATGCAATATTGTGAAAGTTTGATACGTAATCCAAAACGCACGGTGATTAGCTTAATCAGTGATTTTGAAGAGGGTGGCGCGCTGAATCATTTACTCAATTGCACACAACGTTTGCATAGCCAACAAGTTAAATTATTAGGTTTAGCAGCGCTAGATGATGAAGCACTCCCTGTTTATGATCCTGAAATTGCCCAAAAACTCGCAGATAGAGGGATGCATGTTGCTGCATTAACCCCGGAACATTTTGCCCAATGGTTAGCAGAGGTCATGCAATGA
- a CDS encoding SWIM zinc finger family protein — protein sequence MSWKNSYLQYDDDALAVFANVGLLRRARKDVENQKVIPTDLGAGTFTSDGQSVSLDAQGIQKATCDCPATGCCKHILAAVLWVQSNTIEESDPEESIASESDTVLSELLALQPESLITQATKLELRLALKFVAQWQDNELVYDAQPNQLKISLPEYDEPIIYMRNSGLQGMISSLPEKQKKAIHLAIIAKLKLQHGQDWHWPEELTAGQVQQQGLSQDDKVVMDSIEQFIQDMLRQGLSHISQSSASQLQLLNMSARAEGLPRLAKDMKRLSQQVKRLADKHFTMDEGQVLRLIAEISAYLYQLSAANEQQLIELKGLQRRQYSEQPTEFDLLPIDANWWKTESGAIGATLSFWDRQNKKIIQCTQGRSNSLDPTFNRQNVWQTLSLWKHTAEHLMKTPFRLHSPRLSEEGELSASGESYAVSGKEKGLTADDYLNIKAEFGYTDWQLVANELPTLTQDNRFSPVLLHITNYEPLYWDETEQCVLWTVTDAQQNRAFLRLNWQGSDDHKIEELRFMTKQQWPICAVTVQVSYSQEAIQLVPKTLWLKKEQGIELFYLDFESTPRKKQRSGFFNKIIEYMAKKQQKSQVFVPELMLASQLVRPILSVLETQACTGRECLSQNQQNEIAYVIKTLEDLGALWLAKQFKPLIASSDLQPEVLLQLVYLCDRFERLQMPLPFQFNQ from the coding sequence ATGAGTTGGAAAAACAGTTATTTACAGTATGACGACGATGCATTAGCCGTATTTGCGAATGTGGGGTTACTGAGACGTGCCCGCAAAGATGTTGAAAACCAAAAGGTTATTCCAACGGACTTAGGTGCTGGAACATTCACGAGTGATGGGCAGAGCGTTTCTTTAGATGCGCAAGGGATCCAAAAGGCCACTTGTGATTGCCCTGCAACAGGGTGTTGTAAACACATTTTGGCAGCAGTTTTGTGGGTGCAGTCGAATACAATCGAAGAAAGTGATCCCGAAGAGTCGATTGCCAGTGAAAGTGACACAGTACTAAGCGAATTATTGGCACTGCAACCAGAGAGCCTAATCACACAAGCCACTAAGCTTGAACTTCGTTTAGCGTTGAAATTTGTCGCACAATGGCAAGACAACGAACTGGTTTATGACGCGCAACCCAACCAGTTAAAAATAAGTCTGCCAGAATATGATGAGCCCATTATTTATATGCGTAATAGTGGCTTGCAGGGCATGATTTCATCTCTCCCCGAAAAACAAAAAAAGGCGATTCACCTCGCGATTATTGCAAAACTGAAGCTTCAGCATGGCCAAGATTGGCATTGGCCAGAAGAACTCACCGCAGGTCAAGTTCAGCAACAGGGACTTAGCCAAGACGATAAAGTGGTGATGGATTCAATCGAACAATTTATTCAGGATATGTTACGGCAAGGGCTGTCGCATATTAGCCAAAGTAGTGCTAGCCAGTTGCAATTACTGAATATGTCAGCGCGTGCTGAAGGGTTGCCTCGCTTAGCTAAGGATATGAAACGCCTTAGCCAGCAAGTTAAACGCTTAGCTGATAAACATTTTACGATGGATGAAGGGCAAGTTTTGCGGTTAATTGCAGAAATATCAGCTTATTTGTACCAATTATCAGCGGCAAATGAACAGCAGCTGATTGAGCTCAAAGGGTTACAAAGACGGCAGTATAGCGAGCAACCGACAGAATTTGATTTATTGCCTATTGATGCAAACTGGTGGAAAACCGAGAGTGGTGCGATTGGGGCTACATTGAGTTTCTGGGATCGACAAAATAAAAAAATCATTCAATGCACGCAAGGTCGTAGTAATAGCCTTGACCCAACATTTAATCGACAAAATGTTTGGCAAACATTGTCGTTATGGAAACATACTGCAGAACATTTGATGAAAACCCCCTTTAGATTGCATTCACCAAGGTTATCTGAAGAGGGTGAGTTATCAGCTAGTGGCGAAAGCTACGCCGTTAGCGGCAAAGAAAAAGGGTTAACAGCCGATGATTACCTTAATATTAAAGCTGAATTCGGTTATACCGATTGGCAGTTAGTGGCTAACGAGTTACCTACACTCACACAGGACAATCGGTTTTCTCCCGTTTTATTGCATATTACTAATTATGAGCCGCTCTATTGGGATGAAACAGAACAATGTGTCTTGTGGACGGTGACTGATGCACAACAAAATCGGGCATTTTTACGGTTAAACTGGCAAGGGAGTGATGACCATAAAATTGAAGAGTTGCGGTTTATGACGAAACAGCAATGGCCAATTTGTGCTGTGACGGTGCAGGTAAGTTATTCGCAAGAGGCGATCCAGTTGGTGCCCAAGACGCTATGGTTAAAAAAGGAACAGGGTATTGAGCTGTTCTACTTAGACTTTGAAAGTACACCACGTAAGAAACAACGTTCAGGCTTTTTTAATAAAATTATCGAATATATGGCGAAAAAGCAGCAAAAAAGCCAAGTTTTTGTGCCTGAATTAATGTTGGCGAGCCAACTTGTTCGGCCAATACTTTCAGTATTAGAAACGCAAGCGTGTACAGGAAGAGAGTGCTTATCCCAAAATCAACAAAATGAAATTGCATATGTCATTAAAACGCTTGAGGATTTGGGGGCTCTTTGGTTGGCTAAACAATTCAAACCATTGATTGCCTCCAGTGACTTACAACCCGAAGTACTATTACAGTTAGTCTATTTATGTGACCGTTTTGAAAGGTTACAAATGCCATTGCCTTTTCAATTTAATCAATAA
- a CDS encoding MarR family winged helix-turn-helix transcriptional regulator: protein MDRIDKITQQWERERPDLDISPMGLIGRLGNVAFHLTREMEKVFTQFGLNRSSFDVLATLRRAGSPYTLSPGEMLSTLMVTSGTMTNRIDQLEKAGLVSRHANPDDGRGFLVSLTTEGLTLINQLIEAHTQNQARLVAKLSQKEQQALDQLLRTFLASFESNEK from the coding sequence ATGGATAGAATAGATAAAATCACTCAACAGTGGGAAAGAGAACGCCCTGACCTCGATATTAGCCCAATGGGGTTAATTGGTCGGTTGGGTAACGTCGCGTTTCACTTAACTCGTGAAATGGAAAAGGTCTTCACACAATTTGGCCTTAACCGCTCAAGCTTTGATGTGCTTGCGACATTGCGCCGAGCAGGATCCCCTTATACGCTGAGCCCGGGGGAAATGCTATCGACGTTGATGGTCACATCGGGGACAATGACCAACCGAATAGACCAATTAGAAAAAGCGGGGTTAGTCAGCCGCCATGCCAACCCTGATGACGGCCGCGGTTTTTTGGTTTCACTAACAACCGAAGGCTTAACGCTAATCAACCAACTTATTGAAGCACATACACAAAACCAAGCCCGCCTCGTTGCTAAATTATCGCAAAAAGAACAACAAGCATTAGATCAGTTACTGCGGACATTCTTAGCGTCATTTGAGTCTAATGAGAAGTAA
- a CDS encoding EamA family transporter, giving the protein MNRITVLGLTALAPIVWGSTYLVTTEMLPAGIPLTLAVLRALPAGLLLILVLRKLPEGIWWLRVVILGVLNFSLFWWLLFIAAYRLPGGVAATVGAVQPLIVLFLSRWLLNNRLSSVSIMASIAGVFGVAILLLTPNATLDPLGIIAGLAGALSMAAGTVLSRRWQPPVSALTFTSWQLTAGGLVLLPFAIIFEPALPTLSSLNLIGLGYLTLIGGALTYALWFRGLAILGPSSVASLGFLSPVSAVVLGWFYLNQQLSILQFVGMVVILLSVWASQRAETRKVTLAYQR; this is encoded by the coding sequence ATGAATCGTATAACGGTTTTAGGGCTGACCGCATTAGCACCGATCGTGTGGGGGAGCACATACTTAGTGACAACAGAAATGTTACCCGCAGGGATACCATTAACATTGGCGGTATTGCGCGCTTTACCTGCAGGGTTGCTATTGATACTCGTGCTACGAAAGCTACCCGAGGGTATTTGGTGGTTACGTGTGGTGATATTGGGAGTTTTAAATTTTTCGTTATTTTGGTGGTTATTGTTTATTGCTGCATATCGCTTACCCGGTGGTGTGGCTGCAACGGTTGGTGCTGTACAGCCATTAATTGTTTTATTTTTAAGTCGTTGGTTGTTAAATAACCGTTTATCATCGGTATCCATTATGGCATCAATTGCAGGGGTCTTCGGGGTAGCGATATTACTCTTAACACCGAATGCCACTTTAGATCCGCTAGGCATTATTGCGGGGTTAGCTGGTGCATTATCAATGGCTGCAGGAACCGTATTGAGTCGCCGGTGGCAGCCACCTGTCAGTGCATTAACCTTTACATCATGGCAATTAACCGCGGGTGGGCTAGTATTATTACCGTTTGCCATTATCTTTGAGCCAGCGTTACCAACATTGAGTTCATTGAATTTAATTGGGTTAGGGTATCTAACACTTATTGGTGGGGCATTAACTTATGCCTTATGGTTCCGTGGACTTGCCATATTAGGCCCAAGTTCCGTTGCTTCTCTTGGTTTTTTAAGCCCCGTCAGTGCGGTGGTTCTAGGGTGGTTTTATCTCAACCAACAACTGAGTATCTTGCAATTCGTTGGCATGGTCGTCATTTTGCTCAGTGTGTGGGCGAGTCAGCGAGCGGAAACAAGAAAAGTGACTTTAGCTTATCAACGTTAA
- the alkB gene encoding DNA oxidative demethylase AlkB produces MLFPDEDNTVQIAPDAFLLKGFLLGQSDALLQSLSCVITANPLRHMATPNGYQLSAAMTNCGEWGWVSDEKGYRYSQRDPVTNEPWQPIPIPFIQLAISAASAAGFDHFIPDACLINRYAIGAAMSLHQDKNESDFTQPIVSFSLGLPAMFDFGGVTREAPKVAVYLEHGDVLVWGGQSRLNYHGVRRIKSGVHPLLGPYRYNLTFRRSQP; encoded by the coding sequence ATGTTATTTCCTGATGAAGATAATACGGTGCAAATTGCACCAGACGCTTTTTTACTCAAAGGTTTTTTACTGGGGCAAAGTGATGCACTATTGCAGTCATTAAGTTGTGTTATTACTGCGAATCCATTAAGGCATATGGCAACCCCAAATGGCTATCAACTGTCTGCCGCAATGACTAACTGTGGTGAGTGGGGTTGGGTAAGCGATGAGAAGGGATATCGCTATAGTCAGCGTGACCCTGTCACTAATGAGCCTTGGCAACCGATACCAATTCCCTTTATTCAATTGGCCATTTCTGCCGCGAGCGCGGCTGGCTTTGACCATTTTATCCCTGATGCCTGTTTGATTAACCGCTATGCAATTGGCGCTGCAATGTCATTGCACCAAGACAAAAACGAATCAGACTTCACTCAGCCAATTGTCTCTTTTTCTTTAGGATTACCAGCCATGTTTGATTTTGGTGGGGTAACGCGAGAAGCGCCAAAAGTTGCAGTTTATTTAGAACATGGGGATGTCTTGGTATGGGGCGGTCAGTCGCGGTTAAATTATCATGGAGTACGTCGTATTAAATCAGGTGTACACCCATTGTTAGGGCCTTACCGCTACAACTTGACGTTTAGGCGTTCTCAACCCTAA
- a CDS encoding threonine aldolase family protein, producing the protein MYSFLNDYNEIAHPAVMQTLNDLSGKRFKGYGTDEVCSRVAAQIRLRIGQPSADVHFFNGGTITNLTTISHVLRPHQAVITVESGHIAVHETGAIEATGHKVITIDSPSGKLTPAHITKVLSEHGDEHTVQPKLVYISNSTEIGTVYRKQELVALREICDAHNLLLFMDGARLSSGLMSKYSDLTIEDVAKLTDIFYIGGTKIGALTGEILVIVNPALQSDFRFSIKQKGGLQAKGWLLAAQFEPLFNDDLYFKLGSHLNEMASQLASFFTEKGFQFLAPVESNQVFVIFPNALANKLLTHYQLSLICQPTPETTCIRFCTSWSTTQQDVDKLKQTFQALL; encoded by the coding sequence ATGTATAGCTTTTTAAATGATTATAATGAGATAGCTCACCCTGCAGTTATGCAGACTTTAAATGATTTATCAGGGAAACGTTTCAAAGGTTATGGCACTGATGAAGTTTGTAGCAGGGTCGCGGCTCAAATCAGATTAAGAATTGGCCAACCTAGTGCGGATGTTCATTTCTTTAATGGCGGTACAATTACTAACCTGACAACGATTTCCCATGTATTGCGACCTCACCAAGCGGTGATCACCGTGGAGAGTGGCCATATCGCAGTCCACGAAACGGGGGCAATTGAAGCGACAGGCCATAAAGTCATTACCATTGACTCACCATCAGGTAAATTAACCCCCGCACATATTACTAAAGTGTTATCTGAGCACGGTGATGAACATACTGTCCAGCCTAAGCTTGTTTATATCAGTAATTCAACTGAAATTGGCACTGTTTACCGTAAACAAGAGTTAGTTGCGTTACGCGAGATTTGTGACGCTCATAACTTGTTGTTATTTATGGATGGTGCTCGCTTGTCTTCTGGTTTAATGTCGAAATATAGTGATTTAACCATTGAAGATGTCGCGAAATTGACCGACATTTTTTATATCGGTGGAACGAAAATAGGCGCATTAACCGGGGAGATCTTAGTAATTGTAAACCCTGCATTGCAATCAGATTTTCGTTTTAGTATTAAGCAAAAAGGTGGGTTACAAGCAAAAGGTTGGCTACTCGCTGCCCAGTTCGAGCCGCTGTTTAATGATGATTTGTATTTTAAGTTGGGAAGCCACCTTAATGAGATGGCATCACAATTAGCTTCATTTTTTACCGAAAAGGGATTTCAGTTTCTTGCGCCTGTAGAATCAAACCAAGTTTTTGTTATTTTTCCCAATGCATTGGCGAATAAATTATTAACGCACTACCAGTTAAGCTTAATTTGTCAGCCGACACCGGAAACCACCTGTATTCGCTTTTGTACCTCATGGTCAACAACTCAGCAAGATGTAGACAAATTAAAGCAGACTTTCCAAGCTTTACTTTAG
- a CDS encoding DUF4184 family protein yields MPWTFSHPAVVFPIKQSRFGRFLSLPALILGSLSPDLFYSMMWYSAATTAHDLIGWLYTGLPLCLLITIFVQKSAFFLHYAVPFPLKSRSVSSLRQFCIVVLSFYIGAASHIIWDAFTHQSGAFVRHAEFLQFVVFNMTDSQEIAIYKLLQHLGSLLGALYLLIKYKQFYRRQSAVQQQQYAKKLMVLFIIAIISACVSLPFAYNLAITGAVFNFNRFVYIELTLLVPVFFMASILFALIKYQRQRKATQR; encoded by the coding sequence ATGCCTTGGACTTTTTCCCATCCTGCGGTTGTTTTTCCGATTAAACAAAGTCGATTTGGGCGCTTTTTAAGCTTGCCTGCTTTAATTTTAGGCAGTTTAAGCCCAGATCTATTTTATTCAATGATGTGGTACTCGGCAGCCACTACGGCTCATGACTTGATCGGCTGGTTATATACTGGCTTACCATTATGTTTACTCATCACTATTTTTGTACAAAAAAGTGCTTTTTTTCTCCACTATGCTGTGCCATTTCCTCTAAAAAGCAGAAGTGTAAGCTCACTTCGACAATTCTGTATTGTCGTGCTTTCTTTTTATATTGGTGCCGCAAGCCATATTATCTGGGATGCTTTTACTCATCAGTCGGGGGCTTTTGTTCGGCACGCTGAATTCTTGCAGTTTGTCGTATTTAACATGACAGATAGCCAAGAAATTGCTATTTATAAATTACTGCAACACCTTGGCTCTTTATTGGGGGCGTTGTACTTGTTGATAAAATACAAGCAGTTCTACCGTCGGCAATCTGCAGTTCAGCAGCAACAGTATGCTAAAAAATTAATGGTATTATTCATAATAGCCATTATTTCAGCGTGTGTTTCCTTACCATTTGCTTATAATTTAGCCATTACAGGGGCTGTTTTTAATTTCAATCGCTTTGTGTATATAGAGCTGACATTGCTGGTTCCTGTTTTCTTTATGGCCAGTATATTGTTTGCACTGATAAAGTATCAACGTCAGCGAAAGGCAACACAACGCTAA